The Victivallis lenta genome includes a window with the following:
- a CDS encoding DUF4942 domain-containing protein: MKELTTEQIQIAAANYRLARQHMTNAVEELRKFVIAMTNVNDGKVTVFNPFDERRGGLNLNNLDDRDLADYRRRLEKGCWRLLLNNTGIMEAATRDDRCSLEEQINNGTFGAFTEESIIHVLQELKETEGSFVKNVVREAFRYFSPNYARKEPIRQKTVYCCAAYGSISFSSCYTPAWELLEKALLLLDRKPLPAYSDSLVCRMNEAVQRHQLEFECPYFRAKFYEKSKTAHLTFTRMDLIDTINEIGRAA; the protein is encoded by the coding sequence ATGAAAGAACTCACCACCGAACAGATCCAAATTGCCGCAGCCAATTATCGGCTGGCACGGCAACACATGACCAATGCCGTCGAAGAACTGCGGAAATTCGTGATCGCCATGACGAACGTCAATGACGGAAAAGTCACCGTTTTCAATCCGTTCGACGAACGCCGCGGCGGCCTGAACCTGAACAATCTTGATGACCGCGATCTTGCCGACTACCGGAGGCGGCTGGAAAAAGGCTGCTGGCGTTTGCTGCTCAATAACACAGGAATCATGGAAGCTGCCACCAGGGATGACCGTTGCAGTCTTGAGGAACAAATCAACAACGGTACTTTCGGAGCATTCACCGAGGAAAGTATCATCCATGTTTTGCAGGAGCTGAAAGAGACCGAAGGCAGCTTCGTGAAAAATGTGGTCCGGGAAGCATTCCGGTATTTCAGCCCGAATTATGCCAGAAAGGAGCCGATCCGGCAGAAAACCGTTTACTGTTGCGCCGCATACGGTTCCATCTCTTTTTCGAGCTGCTACACTCCGGCCTGGGAGCTGTTGGAAAAAGCCCTGCTTCTCTTGGACCGCAAACCGTTGCCGGCCTACAGCGACAGTCTCGTCTGCCGGATGAATGAGGCTGTACAACGCCATCAGCTGGAATTTGAGTGTCCGTATTTCCGGGCGAAATTTTATGAAAAATCCAAGACGGCCCATCTGACCTTTACCCGGATGGACTTGATCGACACCATCAACGAAATCGGGAGGGCAGCATAA
- a CDS encoding type II toxin-antitoxin system Phd/YefM family antitoxin, translated as MEASILDLRKNMKKVMSALERNERVTLTRRRRKMAVIVPAGEKQARKIKATDLAAFGMWADREDMQDVSAYVRELRKPRSF; from the coding sequence ATGGAAGCAAGTATCCTTGATCTGAGAAAAAATATGAAGAAAGTCATGTCGGCACTCGAACGCAATGAGCGTGTGACGCTGACTCGCCGCCGTCGCAAGATGGCGGTTATCGTACCTGCCGGTGAAAAGCAGGCCAGGAAGATAAAAGCAACCGACCTTGCGGCATTCGGCATGTGGGCCGACCGTGAAGATATGCAGGATGTTTCCGCGTATGTTCGCGAACTTCGTAAGCCGAGGAGTTTCTGA
- a CDS encoding DUF3990 domain-containing protein has protein sequence MKLFHGGLIPVKEPKILSADRIGDFGIGFYTTSSEEQARRFVQSKAARQNVAEGCLSIYDVPDDFLHNDFLRVRTFKAADEEWVDFVLKNRRQPDFCHDYDIVAGPVANDQVYASFALYENDLISKAELLERLKVRRLVDQTLFHTEKSLLILNFTGSEVIRCRK, from the coding sequence ATGAAATTATTCCACGGCGGCCTCATTCCGGTCAAGGAGCCGAAAATTTTATCGGCCGACAGGATCGGAGATTTCGGCATCGGGTTTTACACAACCTCAAGCGAAGAGCAGGCCCGGCGTTTTGTCCAAAGCAAAGCTGCCCGGCAAAATGTGGCCGAAGGCTGTCTTTCGATCTACGATGTGCCGGATGATTTTCTGCACAATGACTTTCTCCGAGTTCGGACATTCAAAGCTGCGGATGAAGAATGGGTTGATTTTGTTTTGAAGAATCGGCGGCAACCGGATTTTTGCCATGATTATGATATTGTTGCGGGGCCGGTTGCGAACGATCAGGTGTACGCCAGTTTTGCTCTGTATGAAAATGACCTGATCTCGAAAGCGGAATTATTGGAACGGCTGAAAGTGCGCCGGTTGGTCGATCAGACTTTGTTTCATACGGAAAAGTCTCTTTTGATTTTGAATTTTACGGGCAGCGAGGTGATTCGATGCAGGAAATAA
- a CDS encoding PRTRC system ThiF family protein — MKHHTPPEFHEQTVFVELIGAGATGSKILAGLVQLHHAMLELGHPRGLHVRCWDFDMVSHSNLGRQLFTESDLGCNKAVSLISRYNYHYSLEWTAEPQRFTAIPMGYPGSAILISAVDSRKSRSEINQHLHKYPKPYLIDCGCGRDYAQCAIGNGSPELPYPWQLYPDWIDPAKDGKLRSSCSMEDALNRQGLFTNQWIATAVLEFIWQLFRFGGLDYSELYINLQTGRMTSRPIMIPPRKKVAGNRKKRKAVS, encoded by the coding sequence GTGAAACACCATACACCGCCTGAATTTCATGAGCAAACTGTTTTTGTCGAGTTGATCGGCGCCGGGGCCACCGGCTCCAAGATTCTTGCCGGACTCGTGCAACTGCACCATGCCATGCTGGAGCTGGGACATCCGCGCGGACTTCACGTCCGCTGCTGGGATTTCGACATGGTTTCCCATTCCAACCTCGGCAGACAGCTTTTCACAGAAAGCGATCTGGGCTGCAACAAAGCGGTCTCCTTGATTTCCCGCTACAACTATCACTATTCGCTGGAGTGGACTGCGGAACCGCAACGTTTTACCGCAATTCCCATGGGATATCCGGGCAGTGCCATCCTGATTTCCGCTGTCGACTCCCGCAAATCCCGTTCGGAAATCAATCAGCATCTGCATAAATATCCCAAACCGTATTTGATCGATTGCGGCTGCGGCCGGGACTATGCTCAGTGCGCCATCGGAAACGGTTCTCCTGAACTGCCTTACCCATGGCAACTCTACCCGGACTGGATCGATCCCGCAAAAGACGGGAAACTGCGCTCAAGCTGTTCCATGGAGGATGCCTTAAATCGTCAGGGGCTTTTCACCAACCAGTGGATTGCCACCGCCGTTCTGGAATTCATCTGGCAGCTCTTCCGATTTGGCGGGCTGGATTATTCCGAATTGTATATCAATCTGCAGACCGGCCGCATGACTTCCCGCCCCATCATGATTCCTCCTCGGAAAAAAGTTGCCGGGAACAGGAAAAAAAGAAAAGCGGTTTCATAA
- a CDS encoding phosphoadenosine phosphosulfate reductase family protein, with the protein MSDLDLTPYNLIALSTSGGKDSEVTMIKVAEAARKQGVLQRVIAIHSATGAEWSCTEDIASKIAKLLNIPLYVVHPKWTIPDYIEHRLRFPDMRRRFCTSLKTSAIDKLLRKFFPATAPSKILSVTGERREESSHRAKLSEFEPCTRLTAGQRQVFHYRPILDYELGEVWETIRKSELLHHPAYDMGNERLSCALCIFACNRDLWNGARDRPDLKERYLRLEEQTGFTFRHKESLKQILAGEKEMEPCPFQMKKQK; encoded by the coding sequence ATGAGCGATCTCGACCTGACTCCATACAACCTGATTGCACTCTCAACCTCAGGCGGCAAGGACAGCGAAGTGACGATGATCAAAGTTGCCGAAGCCGCGCGGAAGCAGGGCGTCCTGCAACGGGTGATTGCGATTCACTCGGCAACCGGCGCGGAATGGAGCTGTACGGAAGATATTGCGTCTAAAATTGCAAAACTTTTGAATATTCCACTATATGTTGTACATCCGAAGTGGACGATTCCAGATTATATCGAACATCGATTGCGCTTCCCGGATATGCGACGGCGTTTCTGCACCTCTTTGAAAACATCCGCCATCGACAAACTGCTGCGCAAGTTTTTTCCGGCAACAGCGCCATCCAAAATTCTTTCCGTTACCGGGGAACGCCGGGAAGAAAGTTCCCATCGTGCCAAATTGTCGGAATTTGAACCCTGCACCCGGCTGACTGCCGGACAGCGCCAGGTCTTTCATTACCGCCCGATTCTGGACTATGAACTCGGAGAGGTCTGGGAAACCATTCGCAAATCGGAATTGCTCCACCATCCCGCCTATGACATGGGCAACGAACGGCTTTCCTGTGCGCTTTGCATTTTCGCCTGCAACCGGGATTTGTGGAACGGCGCCCGCGACCGTCCGGATCTGAAGGAACGATATCTGCGTCTGGAGGAACAGACCGGATTCACTTTTCGGCACAAGGAATCCCTGAAGCAGATTCTCGCCGGGGAAAAAGAGATGGAACCATGTCCATTTCAAATGAAAAAACAAAAGTAG
- a CDS encoding DUF3791 domain-containing protein encodes MSISEEKKLAFVSFCVEEYKAKMGCSGQKVIDFFNRCGVIEYLLEHYEVLHSMGARAILEEIEAFIRNRREQA; translated from the coding sequence ATGAGCATATCGGAAGAAAAAAAGCTTGCATTTGTCTCTTTCTGCGTGGAAGAGTACAAGGCAAAGATGGGGTGTTCCGGTCAGAAGGTGATCGATTTTTTCAATCGCTGTGGAGTGATTGAATATCTGCTAGAGCATTATGAGGTGTTGCACTCGATGGGAGCACGCGCCATTTTGGAGGAAATTGAAGCCTTCATTCGCAATCGGAGGGAGCAGGCATGA
- a CDS encoding type II toxin-antitoxin system VapC family toxin, translating into MLFDTDVLIWALRGNPKAAAVIDDAEDRFISAVTYMELIQGARNKAEQKLIKDFLSSLGFQTVPIDENISLRATVFMEEFCLKSGMGLADALIFATACEHTITLCSANKKHYKEIASLTAKEFRP; encoded by the coding sequence ATGCTCTTCGATACCGATGTGTTGATCTGGGCCTTGCGCGGCAATCCGAAGGCGGCGGCAGTGATTGACGATGCGGAAGACCGTTTCATTTCCGCCGTCACATACATGGAGCTGATTCAGGGAGCACGAAATAAGGCCGAGCAAAAGCTGATCAAGGATTTTCTGTCCTCGCTGGGCTTTCAAACCGTGCCGATTGATGAAAACATCTCGCTTCGGGCGACCGTTTTCATGGAGGAATTCTGTTTAAAATCCGGCATGGGACTCGCTGATGCTTTGATTTTTGCGACTGCCTGTGAGCATACAATAACTCTTTGCAGTGCCAATAAAAAACATTATAAGGAAATCGCTTCATTGACGGCGAAAGAATTTCGACCGTAG
- a CDS encoding DUF3990 domain-containing protein: MIVYHGGYSEIRTPEVKPSRNNKDFGPGFYCTKLLPQAERWSRRFDTPVVNIYEYTPNLQLDILAFDQMTEEWLDFIVACRNGKPHPHDIVIGAMANDQIWNYVADFISGILTREQFWILAKFKHPTHQIAFCSEKALSCLSFQSSQEIAK, from the coding sequence CCGGACTCCGGAAGTCAAACCAAGTCGAAATAATAAAGATTTCGGACCGGGTTTTTACTGTACGAAACTATTGCCTCAAGCAGAGCGTTGGTCAAGACGTTTCGATACTCCGGTCGTCAACATCTACGAATACACTCCGAATCTCCAACTGGATATCCTTGCTTTCGACCAGATGACGGAAGAATGGCTGGATTTCATCGTGGCCTGCCGAAACGGCAAACCGCATCCGCATGATATTGTGATTGGGGCAATGGCCAATGACCAGATCTGGAACTATGTGGCGGATTTCATCAGCGGTATTCTGACACGCGAACAATTCTGGATTCTGGCAAAATTCAAGCATCCGACTCATCAGATCGCTTTCTGTTCAGAAAAGGCCTTGAGCTGTTTGAGCTTTCAAAGCAGTCAGGAGATTGCCAAATGA
- a CDS encoding DEAD/DEAH box helicase family protein — translation MEALNFDLFDLEAPEESLALPSLESLGWKPRFTSPAALKPIADIPRSNYRIRPEDVLYPAGAKHKIAANITAIRLLKELEHSGRSPSDDECRQLIQYSGWGGIPQAFDPDRQEFAREYEELKAALTVQEYVSARASTLNSHYTPKFLIEFLWKIAEKAGIAGGEFGEFGAGVGHFIGMMPEQIRGRFTAVEIDDISGRIMRQLYPNERIIIDDLAKTLIKRNSLDLVIGNVPFDQVGPHDSDYVGYNLHNYCIARALDALKPGGLAILLTTASTMDSKSVNARGNFASRAVLLAAIRLPNTAFEEVGTEVVADILILQKGAENREKFLELQAIETPDHTGIMRVNEYFATHPEMVLGIPSNTGKMYGRGGSATVLPFSRPLAELLTVPELAVQQVEQPEPDLFGDTGEQTLEVELPYPMREYTLFQFDNRIWQCRNHRGVLFTDRNGREFSGNEWRKLEHFIDFKETLNTLLALQLDPQAAAIAIEGKRALLNRQYDYHVRQFGRLNNRIVHRNMQEDPDYLKLAATENIRKVVETTLDGIKTHKLVYEKGDIYFKRTQHPWKEPDSAEDIVQAGLISHAYRHRIDMEYVAELVKLDQAEALKLLLASGEFFEEPVTREIQLKSEYLSGNVVRKLQIARELAPQNVPALEAVQPKPLRIEEIDFQLGSFWIPPEIVQNWLETSFETRCRVSYAKAEDKWYVTADFAERYSVTEFQIADWNLFRLVEAALNLKEPAVYRKEYDADNEEKLVLDQEATLTARRYKNELKNRFRNYVMDSPEAAEQLESIYNAIFNSHVTRQYELPAFDVYPGAVDIVNGRKFILREYQKRAVSRCIEGNALLAHCVGAGKTAIMVTGAMELKRLRLASKTLIVVQNATLRQFAEFAPKLYPHAQILIADKKDLVREKRKRFMSRIAVGDWDMVIMAQSSFDMIKDDPDLVARHYEEQIAELEQIIEESEDQATIKNVERQKKRLLKMLDKLNDKKAEEDIIYFSDLGIDALMIDEAHAYKRNFFPTKLQRIRGLDRSASQRAFSLCLKIRYIMEKTGGRNIYFSTGTPVTNTIAELWNMIRYISPATLEEFGISTFDRFASVFCGVEVALEQDAAGRFRMIQRFAKYCNVIELSKMFRSVADVILEEDLAGVERPPIKGGRPEQVNIPRSPVISRFMDYLCDLYEWYEDHPDKRLLSHIPLLIYGMSRKVTIDPRLIDPRFQDDPESKLNVCVRNILDKYRTYESVKGAQVVFCDLYRNVCNGVELFNAWQEIKRKLVANGIPADEIAVIGDYNIDKQKADLFERVNSGEVRIIIGSTMKLGTGVNIQERLAVEHDLDCPFRPADVEQRKGRIVRQGNILEEVEIIRYGIEQTLDAGMYAILERKQKFINDAMKGRSSRTVQEINDDCALDYASFSAAISGNPKLRRKVVIETRLKELDVLEFQYRRNLRSRQEQQKALARQIPEMQKEIPELEKFIQAYPELPLGSLPIYYGDRELTGTLKNKMEVLDHILRDAFRAAARNSSFANPEGMQIMKPLTIGTLKFQLVAKGCRGWLDYDTKQSCVQYQFAGLELPNLPVQLQKEADDAEKLLNGIRNLVANKARELEKSRQELAAKIARLAKLQSTPPEEFDATGERSALSLELEQIIYELNKTSEGMRKRYESEEEPLLSDYFPMLGKVKALGNVEIIDGSEEDAAEEESA, via the coding sequence ATGGAAGCACTGAATTTCGATCTGTTCGACCTTGAGGCGCCGGAAGAATCTCTGGCGCTGCCGTCGCTGGAGAGCCTGGGCTGGAAGCCTCGCTTCACATCACCCGCCGCACTGAAACCGATTGCGGACATTCCCCGCAGCAACTATCGGATCAGGCCGGAGGATGTGCTGTATCCGGCTGGGGCCAAACACAAAATCGCGGCCAACATCACCGCGATCCGGCTTCTGAAGGAGCTGGAACACTCCGGCCGCTCCCCATCGGATGACGAATGCCGGCAGTTGATTCAATACTCCGGTTGGGGCGGGATTCCGCAGGCGTTCGATCCCGACCGGCAGGAGTTCGCCCGGGAGTATGAGGAACTCAAAGCAGCACTGACCGTTCAGGAGTACGTTTCAGCCCGCGCCTCGACGTTGAACTCCCACTACACGCCGAAGTTTCTGATTGAATTTCTGTGGAAAATTGCGGAAAAGGCGGGGATCGCCGGAGGCGAGTTCGGGGAGTTCGGCGCCGGCGTCGGCCACTTTATCGGAATGATGCCGGAACAGATCCGCGGCCGCTTCACGGCGGTGGAAATCGACGACATCTCAGGGCGGATCATGCGGCAACTCTATCCGAATGAGCGAATCATCATCGACGATCTCGCCAAAACATTGATTAAACGCAATTCGCTGGATCTGGTCATCGGCAATGTTCCGTTCGATCAAGTCGGGCCGCACGATTCGGATTATGTCGGCTACAACCTGCACAATTACTGCATTGCGCGCGCACTGGACGCGCTGAAGCCGGGCGGGCTGGCGATTCTGCTGACCACCGCCTCCACGATGGATTCCAAGTCGGTCAATGCCAGAGGCAACTTCGCTTCGAGAGCTGTCTTGCTTGCCGCGATCCGCCTGCCGAATACCGCATTCGAAGAGGTTGGCACCGAAGTGGTCGCGGATATCCTGATATTGCAGAAGGGAGCGGAAAACAGGGAAAAATTCCTTGAACTCCAAGCGATTGAGACGCCGGATCACACCGGAATCATGCGGGTGAATGAATATTTTGCCACCCATCCGGAAATGGTTCTCGGAATTCCGTCCAATACCGGGAAGATGTACGGCAGGGGCGGCAGCGCCACCGTCCTGCCGTTCAGCCGGCCGCTGGCGGAACTTCTGACCGTGCCGGAGCTGGCAGTACAGCAGGTCGAACAGCCGGAGCCCGATCTCTTCGGAGACACCGGAGAACAAACCCTGGAAGTTGAACTGCCGTATCCCATGCGCGAATACACCCTGTTCCAGTTTGACAACCGCATCTGGCAGTGCCGCAACCACCGGGGAGTGCTGTTCACCGACAGAAACGGACGGGAGTTTTCCGGCAACGAATGGCGCAAGCTGGAACACTTCATTGATTTCAAGGAAACCTTGAATACCCTGCTGGCGCTTCAGCTCGATCCGCAGGCCGCCGCCATCGCCATCGAAGGGAAGCGGGCTCTGCTGAACCGTCAATACGACTACCATGTCAGGCAGTTCGGCCGCCTCAACAACCGGATCGTCCACCGCAATATGCAGGAGGACCCGGATTACCTGAAACTCGCCGCGACCGAAAACATCCGCAAAGTGGTGGAAACGACGCTTGACGGCATCAAAACGCATAAGCTGGTCTACGAAAAGGGAGACATCTATTTCAAGCGGACGCAGCACCCGTGGAAAGAACCGGATTCGGCAGAGGACATCGTGCAGGCGGGCCTGATCTCCCACGCCTACCGGCACCGGATCGACATGGAATACGTTGCGGAGCTGGTGAAGCTCGATCAGGCGGAAGCCCTGAAACTGCTGCTGGCCTCCGGCGAGTTTTTCGAGGAACCGGTCACGCGGGAAATCCAGCTCAAAAGCGAATACCTTTCGGGGAATGTCGTCCGGAAACTGCAGATCGCCCGCGAACTGGCTCCGCAGAACGTCCCGGCGCTGGAAGCGGTGCAGCCTAAGCCGCTGCGGATCGAGGAGATCGACTTCCAACTGGGCAGTTTCTGGATTCCGCCGGAGATCGTTCAAAACTGGCTCGAAACCTCATTCGAGACCAGATGCCGGGTATCCTATGCGAAAGCCGAGGACAAATGGTATGTGACGGCAGACTTCGCCGAGCGATACAGCGTGACGGAATTCCAGATCGCCGACTGGAACCTTTTCCGGCTGGTGGAAGCTGCTCTGAACCTGAAAGAACCGGCTGTGTACCGCAAAGAGTACGATGCGGACAATGAGGAAAAGCTGGTGCTCGACCAGGAGGCGACATTGACCGCCCGACGATACAAAAACGAGTTGAAGAACCGGTTCCGCAACTACGTCATGGACTCCCCCGAGGCCGCCGAACAACTGGAAAGTATCTACAACGCCATTTTCAACTCCCATGTGACGCGGCAGTACGAGTTGCCCGCCTTCGACGTTTATCCCGGAGCGGTCGACATCGTCAACGGCAGGAAATTCATCCTGCGGGAGTATCAGAAGCGGGCGGTCAGCCGCTGCATCGAAGGCAACGCCCTGCTGGCGCACTGCGTCGGAGCCGGTAAAACCGCCATCATGGTCACCGGAGCGATGGAACTGAAGCGGCTCCGGCTGGCGAGCAAAACGCTGATCGTGGTCCAGAATGCGACGCTGCGCCAGTTCGCCGAATTCGCCCCGAAGCTCTACCCCCACGCCCAAATCCTGATCGCCGACAAAAAGGATCTGGTCAGGGAGAAGCGGAAGCGGTTCATGTCCCGCATCGCGGTCGGCGACTGGGATATGGTGATTATGGCGCAATCCTCGTTCGATATGATCAAGGACGATCCCGACCTGGTGGCCCGGCATTATGAAGAGCAGATCGCCGAGCTTGAACAGATCATCGAAGAGAGCGAAGATCAGGCCACCATCAAGAATGTGGAGCGGCAGAAAAAGCGTCTGCTGAAGATGCTCGACAAGCTGAACGACAAAAAAGCCGAAGAGGATATCATCTATTTCTCGGACCTCGGCATCGACGCGCTGATGATCGATGAAGCGCACGCCTACAAACGCAACTTCTTCCCGACCAAGCTGCAGCGCATCCGGGGACTTGACCGCAGCGCCAGCCAGAGGGCGTTCTCATTGTGTCTGAAAATCCGCTATATCATGGAGAAAACCGGCGGCCGCAACATCTACTTTTCCACCGGAACGCCGGTCACCAATACCATTGCGGAACTCTGGAACATGATCCGGTACATCAGCCCCGCAACGCTGGAGGAGTTCGGCATCAGCACCTTCGACCGTTTCGCCTCGGTATTCTGCGGTGTGGAGGTGGCGCTGGAGCAGGATGCGGCGGGACGCTTCCGGATGATACAGCGCTTCGCCAAATACTGCAACGTGATCGAACTTTCGAAGATGTTCCGAAGTGTCGCCGACGTGATTCTGGAAGAGGATCTGGCCGGAGTGGAGCGTCCTCCGATCAAAGGGGGCCGTCCCGAACAGGTCAATATTCCGCGCAGCCCGGTGATTTCCAGATTCATGGACTACCTCTGCGACCTGTACGAATGGTATGAGGATCACCCGGACAAGCGGCTGCTTTCGCATATTCCGCTGCTGATCTACGGCATGAGCCGCAAGGTGACGATCGATCCGAGGCTGATCGATCCGCGTTTTCAGGATGACCCGGAATCCAAGCTGAATGTCTGCGTCCGCAATATTCTTGACAAATACCGGACCTATGAGTCCGTCAAAGGGGCGCAGGTGGTCTTTTGCGACCTTTACCGCAATGTCTGCAACGGCGTCGAGCTGTTCAATGCCTGGCAGGAGATCAAGCGCAAACTGGTCGCCAACGGCATCCCCGCCGATGAGATCGCCGTAATCGGCGATTACAACATCGACAAGCAGAAAGCCGACCTGTTCGAGCGGGTGAATTCGGGAGAGGTCCGCATAATCATCGGCTCGACCATGAAGCTCGGGACCGGCGTCAACATTCAGGAACGCCTCGCGGTCGAACACGACCTCGACTGTCCGTTCCGGCCTGCCGACGTAGAGCAGCGCAAGGGACGCATCGTTCGTCAGGGCAACATCCTCGAAGAGGTGGAGATCATCCGCTATGGAATCGAGCAGACGCTTGACGCCGGAATGTACGCGATCCTCGAACGCAAGCAGAAATTCATCAACGACGCGATGAAGGGCCGCAGTTCCCGCACCGTTCAGGAGATCAACGATGACTGCGCGCTGGACTACGCCAGCTTCTCGGCCGCGATTTCCGGCAATCCGAAACTCAGGCGCAAGGTCGTAATCGAAACCCGCCTCAAGGAGCTGGATGTACTGGAGTTCCAATACCGGCGGAATCTCCGCAGCCGGCAGGAGCAGCAGAAGGCGCTGGCCCGGCAGATCCCCGAGATGCAAAAAGAGATCCCGGAGCTGGAAAAATTCATTCAAGCCTATCCGGAGCTCCCGCTCGGAAGCCTTCCGATCTACTACGGCGACCGGGAACTGACCGGGACGCTGAAAAACAAAATGGAAGTGTTGGACCACATCCTGCGCGACGCTTTCAGAGCTGCCGCGAGGAATAGTTCGTTTGCGAATCCGGAGGGGATGCAGATCATGAAGCCGCTGACCATCGGCACGCTCAAATTCCAACTGGTCGCCAAGGGGTGCAGGGGGTGGCTCGATTATGACACCAAGCAGTCATGCGTGCAGTATCAGTTCGCCGGCCTGGAGTTGCCGAATCTCCCGGTGCAACTGCAGAAAGAAGCGGATGACGCCGAAAAACTGCTCAACGGCATCCGTAATCTCGTCGCGAACAAAGCCCGGGAACTGGAAAAAAGCCGTCAGGAACTGGCGGCGAAGATCGCCCGGCTCGCCAAGCTCCAGTCAACTCCGCCCGAAGAATTCGACGCGACCGGCGAACGCAGCGCCCTGTCGCTGGAGCTCGAACAGATCATCTACGAACTCAACAAAACCAGCGAAGGGATGCGCAAACGATATGAATCTGAAGAGGAACCGCTTCTCTCTGACTACTTTCCCATGCTCGGTAAAGTCAAAGCTCTCGGTAACGTCGAAATCATCGACGGCAGCGAGGAAGATGCGGCAGAGGAAGAGAGCGCATGA
- a CDS encoding PRTRC system protein C, whose product MAPRSSSRIFSYNGKVLEDPVPNESVKKAMEILSVMHPELNNAVLKGPTVGRDGVKHYKIEKRVGNFN is encoded by the coding sequence ATGGCACCCCGCTCATCCTCCCGCATTTTCAGCTACAACGGCAAAGTTCTGGAAGATCCCGTTCCGAATGAATCGGTCAAAAAGGCGATGGAAATTCTTTCGGTCATGCATCCGGAATTGAACAACGCTGTCTTGAAAGGCCCGACTGTCGGCCGGGACGGCGTCAAACATTACAAAATCGAAAAACGGGTGGGAAATTTCAACTGA